From the genome of Vibrio porteresiae DSM 19223, one region includes:
- the zapE gene encoding cell division protein ZapE: protein MTPKQRYEQDLAKSDFQRDSAQAMAVDALDRLYHQLVEYDQLPEVKPTFWQKMTRQKVLPVKPPKGLYFWGGVGRGKTYLMDTFFDALPIKKKMRIHFHRFMLRVHHELSQLSDVSDPLEKVADTLAKETTIICFDEFFVSDITDAMILGTLFQELFYRNVVLVATSNIPPKELYRNGLQRARFLPAIALIEANCHILNVDSGVDYRLRTLEQAEIYHFPLDIHAQQNLERYYQQLTGTGQSHQQTISINHRDVAVINSCDGVLYASFAQLCQTARSQNDYIELSRLYHTVFLSEVKQMGATIDDAARRFIALVDEFYERHVKLIVSAEVALESLYTHGQLEFEFARCQSRLIEMQSREYLAREHLV, encoded by the coding sequence ATGACTCCAAAGCAACGTTACGAACAAGATTTAGCAAAGTCAGATTTTCAAAGGGATTCAGCGCAGGCGATGGCTGTCGACGCTTTGGATCGCTTATATCATCAATTAGTCGAATACGACCAATTACCCGAAGTAAAACCTACTTTTTGGCAGAAAATGACTCGCCAAAAAGTATTGCCAGTGAAACCACCGAAAGGACTCTATTTTTGGGGCGGCGTTGGCCGGGGTAAAACCTATTTAATGGATACCTTTTTCGATGCATTACCAATTAAAAAGAAAATGCGTATTCACTTTCACCGTTTTATGCTGCGTGTCCATCATGAACTGTCTCAACTAAGTGATGTGAGTGATCCTCTCGAAAAGGTCGCTGATACTCTGGCTAAAGAAACGACTATCATCTGTTTTGATGAGTTTTTTGTCTCTGACATTACCGATGCGATGATATTGGGTACTCTTTTCCAAGAGCTTTTCTATCGTAATGTCGTTTTAGTGGCAACATCGAATATTCCACCCAAAGAGCTCTACCGTAATGGTCTGCAGCGAGCTCGGTTTTTACCCGCCATCGCCCTGATTGAAGCCAATTGCCATATTCTCAATGTTGATAGTGGTGTTGATTATCGGCTACGTACACTTGAGCAGGCAGAAATCTATCACTTCCCATTAGACATCCATGCCCAGCAAAATCTTGAACGTTATTATCAGCAATTAACGGGAACAGGGCAGTCACATCAGCAGACGATTTCTATCAATCATCGCGATGTAGCGGTGATCAATTCGTGTGATGGCGTGTTGTACGCCAGCTTCGCACAGCTGTGTCAAACTGCTCGTAGCCAAAATGATTATATCGAGCTCTCTCGTTTGTATCATACTGTTTTCCTTAGTGAAGTGAAGCAGATGGGGGCGACCATTGATGATGCAGCACGTCGTTTTATCGCATTAGTGGATGAATTTTATGAGCGACACGTCAAGTTGATAGTGTCTGCGGAAGTGGCGTTAGAGTCGCTTTATACTCATGGTCAATTAGAGTTTGAATTCGCTCGTTGTCAGTCTCGTTTGATTGAGATGCAAAGTAGAGAATATTTGGCAAGAGAGCATTTAGTTTAG